The window gacaccattaaaaaaagaaaaaagttcaAAAATGTGAAAAAGTTCAAAAATGTCCTTAACCTATTAAAAATGGTTCAACAATGTCCTTCCACTTGGATCAGAAATGTCCTTACTGCATTGGCATACTTAAATATAATGTAGATAAAAATTCTCGCAAATTTTCCGAGCACCGGCGTTCAAAATTAAAAGGTGCATCTAAAAAAGAAATTGAACTGTGTGTAATAAGCGTCTGATATTGAAAATTCTTTCGTGTGCAAACAGGCTTGAGGCCTTCATCACAAATTGAATTGTAAATGATTAAACTTATATAACTGATATAGGGGATTTTTATTCTTAATTGAAATGTGAAAATTAGATTAAAATGATACTTGATGATTTCTTATTATAAGTTGAAAGCTCGGAAGGAAATTCAGTTCTAGCATGTACAAAATTTAGCTGTTTTAAAAGACAATTGGCCGTCAGTAGCTTTAGcttttaatatattttattttacagtAATTACTTTGAATAACATATCCTACACTTGGAATCAACTTGTTTGAAAGAAGATTAAACTTGTtttcaacccaaaaaaaaaaaagagatttcaCTTATGTTTGTTTGGGATCATTAGGTTTGAAAGTAAGCTAATTAGGAATTAGTAATGCGTGATTAATAATATGGTACCGTTTGTGCGGTGTAATGTCGTAGTTAAAGTCATACACAGGGCCATTTGTCTCAACTTCCAACATAACATAATGACTGATATAGTTAGTTCCTTTAAGTACTTGATATTGCCTGATATAGATAGTTTCTTTAAGTACTTGATATTGCCTAACTGTTCGGGTCACTTAATGGTTATTGCTTAAGGTAAATACCAAGAAAAGAAAGgattcatatatgtatataaaagaaattaaaaacaaCAGAAAAAAGGATAAGGTGGAAGAAGAAGCATCAGCAGGAGAGAAAAAAATCTCAAGAAGGTGGTGAGTAGTCACACCATTATAAATTAGGTGTACCATGTTGCAATAACATACAAAGTACATTAGGCATACGGCGTTGATGAAAAAGTAGTAGCACATAGGATGTCGACAAACGCGGATTCAGAATTTTTTTTGGGTTGACCTgagaacccgcagccgctacccttcgggtgctcacagggtaaacccaacttctgtgcaatagctcgcaaaccacacaggagattGCATCATACTACACAAACATAAAATTAACTCCTAAAGAAGCTACCCAAACATAAAATTAACAGCAATTCTTTAATCAACTGTGCGCTGGCACGTTGATTGATTCCACAGAGTATCTGTTACCTACCTCTCACCAGCATAATTACCGGGTAaaactctatccaccaaggcgGCTTGGGCAGATGAGAAGAAAACATGTATTCTTTTGCTTTTGTCGAAATTTGAACCCGAGACCTCGTGATTCTCAactcacttcattgaccactaacTTCTATACACCGGTAGTGTAAAAAACCTTTAAACCATCAAGTTAAAGTAACTTCTAACAAAATGCAACTACTATGGTAGCACTGAATTGGTAATTTAGAAAACATTTACAGTAAAATACACTGATGATGTAAATGTTCTTTACACCGTCGATGTATACCTTTAAATTCTTATGGAAATGCATGCAGATATGCAAGATTCTATCATTTTCTGAAATTTATGAGTTTTCTTATTGATGCTTATTCTGGAAATCGTTGGCATTCTGGAATTTGTTGGCTTTTGTGTGTTTGATCTGCAGAAGATGCATAGCACAACTACAAGGAAGCCACCAAGGCCGATAGTATAAACTAAATCACCACAAAACAATATAGTTCTTAGCCAAAACAAGGACATGAAAGAGACTCTGATGACAGAGGAGAAGGGTAACGCAAAGCTCCAAGACATTAATTCCATGGTCAAGACAAACTACGAACATCGTTAAAGATAACAAGTCATTTATAGTTGTCTGATTTCAAACGAGATGGTAACAAATAGATTCGGCATATCATTGAACTTCTCTCCCAAACCATTACGAATTCTGAAAGTTAGGGAAAGCTTTGCATATTAATGTAATCAAACAGCTATACATACCGTAAAAATAGCATGAACTGattttttgtgtttttctttGGGAATATAGAATATAGGACACAAAATGTTCATTCCTCCATGAGATTTTCCTCTGGCTGCTTTTGCGAAATCTTGACCTTGGGCGGCAGTGTAAGGGATGGCTCTTTGTTAAGCGCAGCAGGAGCTTTGACCATGTGAATATACTCAACGAGAACCTTTTTATCTTCTCTCTGCTCCTTGGCTTCCTTTCCTTTCCACCTGTCCGATTTGCCAACTATTGTTAATAACAACAAAAGGCACACGATGAACAAATAAAGAGTGATGGAAATTAATGAAGCAAAGTCTAAGGAACCTCTTTGTAATATGTCTGCTCTCCCTATCGACTCtgattttatcaattttcttgatGGCCTTCAAAGTCTTCTCGGTTACATTCCTGTCATATCTCTCTGGCCTATTACGCTTTCTCTCGAATTCAAATGTTGAGTCCTTCAAATAGGAATTAGTAGCAGGAAAGGAATTTTCAGTATCCAAGAAAACAAAGATCAGTAAATGAAATTTAATCCAATAAAAAAACATATTGCTTGTATCGAAAAAAGGTGACCCTGTTTACCTGAGTCATGTCCTTTCCATGCAGCCGTCTATACGCTTTAGTCCATTTGACTTTACGTGGATTCCTCTTCATCTTAAAGTTCTTGTGACACTTAGATCTACAAAACCGAAAGATCTGCACAGAGAGAAAACAGAGAAGATTTTCCTTTACTTGATGAACAGCCGAGAATTCAGAACAATTCATTTTCTGGCAAACATTcagacaccccccccccccacacacacacacaccttcCCTTACTGGAGACTTATATGAGTGAGTTTCAGTTTGGCTTCATGAGCGT is drawn from Lycium barbarum isolate Lr01 chromosome 8, ASM1917538v2, whole genome shotgun sequence and contains these coding sequences:
- the LOC132607541 gene encoding probable ribosome biogenesis protein RLP24 — translated: MRLEKCYFCSSTVYPGHGMQYVRNDAKIFRFCRSKCHKNFKMKRNPRKVKWTKAYRRLHGKDMTQDSTFEFERKRNRPERYDRNVTEKTLKAIKKIDKIRVDRESRHITKRWKGKEAKEQREDKKVLVEYIHMVKAPAALNKEPSLTLPPKVKISQKQPEENLMEE